The proteins below are encoded in one region of Engystomops pustulosus chromosome 8, aEngPut4.maternal, whole genome shotgun sequence:
- the SBK1 gene encoding serine/threonine-protein kinase SBK1 isoform X3 — translation MSAGSVDQEPSRKLGCCGVPVITEDMQALAIRSLSGSEVQKHYELIRELGKGTYGRVELVSHKSTGNKMALKFVNKNKTKLKSFLREFSVTSALSCSPFIIRAFHVLFQTEDCYVFAQEYAPAGDLFDIIPPQVGLPEDMVKRCVQQLGLALDFMHSKSLVHRDIKPENVLLFDRECRRVKLADFGMTRKVGCRVKRVSGTIPYTAPEVCQAGRSEGFPVETSLDVWAFGVLIFCVLTGNFPWESASPGDAFFEEFVHWQKGRLPGLPSQWRRFSDNALRMFQRLLSLESEKRSPVKEVFFYIKYDLLSEARRRPSYRSRKQTGEKLPPVPQRHENPTPLKRTILTEGGSSPRVPHSLPEPGQPPSGSGRTDGRQDKNKTQMLLATAIEICV, via the exons ATGAGTGCTGGTTCGGTGGATCAGGAACCGTCCCGGAAGCTAGGCTGCTGTGGTGTACCTGTGATTACGGAAGACATGCAGGCGCTGGCTATCCGCAGCCTGTCCGGGAGTGAAGTGCAGAAGCACTATGAGCTTATACGAGAGCTGGGGAAGGGGACGTATGGCAGGGTGGAGCTGGTGTCCCATAAGAGCACAG GCAACAAGATGGCTTTGAAATTTGTGAACAAGAACAAGACCAAGCTGAAGAGTTTCCTGCGGGAGTTCAGTGTGACTAGCGCACTATCCTGTAGTCCCTTCATTATCCGAGCATTTCATGTGCTCTTCCAGACGGAGGACTGCTACGTCTTCGCTCAAGAGTATGCCCCAGCTGGAGACCTCTTTGATATTATTCCACCACAG GTTGGTCTCCCTGAAGACATGGTGAAACGATGTGTCCAACAACTGGGATTGGCTCTGGATTTTATGCACAGCAAAAGCTTAGTTCATCGCGACATTAAACCAGAGAATGTCCTTCTCTTTGATCGCGAGTGTCGGCGAGTTAAGTTGGCAGACTTTGGCATGACCCGTAAAGTCGGCTGCCGTGTAAAAAGGGTCAGCGGTACAATTCCATACACAGCCCCAGAAGTATGCCAAGCTGGACGATCAGAAGGCTTTCCAGTAGAGACAAGCTTAGATGTCTGGGCGTTTGGGGTGCTCATCTTCTGTGTGCTGACGGGCAACTTTCCTTGGGAGTCGGCCTCACCAGGAGATGCCTTCTTTGAGGAGTTTGTACACTGGCAGAAAGGTCGTCTACCTGGTCTTCCTTCCCAGTGGCGTCGCTTCTCGGACAATGCTCTACGAATGTTCCAGCGCCTTCTTTCCTTAGAGTCAGAAAAAAGGAGCCCCGTCAAGGAGGTCTTCTTCTACATCAAGTATGATTTACTGTCAGAAGCTCGGCGTAGACCTTCTTACCGCTCCCGCAAACAAACAGGAGAAAAGTTACCACCCGTGCCCCAGCGTCATGAGAATCCCACTCCTCTCAAGAGGACAATTCTTACTGAGGGAGGCTCCTCACCACGTGTCCCGCACTCTCTACCAGAACCTGGCCAACCACCCTCTGGCTCTGGCAGGACAGATGGGCGGCAGGACAAGAATAAAACTCAAATGCTACTGGCAACCGCCATTGAGATCTGTGTGTAA
- the SBK1 gene encoding serine/threonine-protein kinase SBK1 isoform X2 — MYYLCSTISVSMSAGSVDQEPSRKLGCCGVPVITEDMQALAIRSLSGSEVQKHYELIRELGKGTYGRVELVSHKSTGNKMALKFVNKNKTKLKSFLREFSVTSALSCSPFIIRAFHVLFQTEDCYVFAQEYAPAGDLFDIIPPQVGLPEDMVKRCVQQLGLALDFMHSKSLVHRDIKPENVLLFDRECRRVKLADFGMTRKVGCRVKRVSGTIPYTAPEVCQAGRSEGFPVETSLDVWAFGVLIFCVLTGNFPWESASPGDAFFEEFVHWQKGRLPGLPSQWRRFSDNALRMFQRLLSLESEKRSPVKEVFFYIKYDLLSEARRRPSYRSRKQTGEKLPPVPQRHENPTPLKRTILTEGGSSPRVPHSLPEPGQPPSGSGRTDGRQDKNKTQMLLATAIEICV, encoded by the exons CGTGAGCATGAGTGCTGGTTCGGTGGATCAGGAACCGTCCCGGAAGCTAGGCTGCTGTGGTGTACCTGTGATTACGGAAGACATGCAGGCGCTGGCTATCCGCAGCCTGTCCGGGAGTGAAGTGCAGAAGCACTATGAGCTTATACGAGAGCTGGGGAAGGGGACGTATGGCAGGGTGGAGCTGGTGTCCCATAAGAGCACAG GCAACAAGATGGCTTTGAAATTTGTGAACAAGAACAAGACCAAGCTGAAGAGTTTCCTGCGGGAGTTCAGTGTGACTAGCGCACTATCCTGTAGTCCCTTCATTATCCGAGCATTTCATGTGCTCTTCCAGACGGAGGACTGCTACGTCTTCGCTCAAGAGTATGCCCCAGCTGGAGACCTCTTTGATATTATTCCACCACAG GTTGGTCTCCCTGAAGACATGGTGAAACGATGTGTCCAACAACTGGGATTGGCTCTGGATTTTATGCACAGCAAAAGCTTAGTTCATCGCGACATTAAACCAGAGAATGTCCTTCTCTTTGATCGCGAGTGTCGGCGAGTTAAGTTGGCAGACTTTGGCATGACCCGTAAAGTCGGCTGCCGTGTAAAAAGGGTCAGCGGTACAATTCCATACACAGCCCCAGAAGTATGCCAAGCTGGACGATCAGAAGGCTTTCCAGTAGAGACAAGCTTAGATGTCTGGGCGTTTGGGGTGCTCATCTTCTGTGTGCTGACGGGCAACTTTCCTTGGGAGTCGGCCTCACCAGGAGATGCCTTCTTTGAGGAGTTTGTACACTGGCAGAAAGGTCGTCTACCTGGTCTTCCTTCCCAGTGGCGTCGCTTCTCGGACAATGCTCTACGAATGTTCCAGCGCCTTCTTTCCTTAGAGTCAGAAAAAAGGAGCCCCGTCAAGGAGGTCTTCTTCTACATCAAGTATGATTTACTGTCAGAAGCTCGGCGTAGACCTTCTTACCGCTCCCGCAAACAAACAGGAGAAAAGTTACCACCCGTGCCCCAGCGTCATGAGAATCCCACTCCTCTCAAGAGGACAATTCTTACTGAGGGAGGCTCCTCACCACGTGTCCCGCACTCTCTACCAGAACCTGGCCAACCACCCTCTGGCTCTGGCAGGACAGATGGGCGGCAGGACAAGAATAAAACTCAAATGCTACTGGCAACCGCCATTGAGATCTGTGTGTAA